The nucleotide sequence GCGAGGTTGCGAGATGCGAGGCGAGGTTCGGCGCACGCCCGAAGCGCACGAGGGCGCGTATAAACATACGGAACCGAAGGGCGCGAGGACGTACGCCGAAGATCGCCCGCAGATCGCGACCGCAGCCAGCGGCTATGCGCAACAGCCTCCTAGACCTCGCCGCCGGCGAGGGGCGCAACGCGCTGTGGCTCGCCGAGCGCGGCTGGGACGTGGAGGCGGTGGACTTCGCCGAGCGCGCGCTCGAGCGCGGCCGCGCCCTCGCGGCGCGGCGCGGCGTCCGCGTCCGCTGGCGCAACGAGGACCTCACCGCGTGGGCGTCCGAGGCGCGCGCGTACGACCTCGTGTTGATCGCCTACTTGCACCTGCCGTGGGATGCGATGCGCCCCATCCTCGAGCGCGCTGCGGCCGCCGTCGCGCCGGGCGGTACGCTGCTGTTGGTCGGACACGACCGGCGCAACCTCACCGAGGGCTACGGCGGTCCGCCGTCGGCCGCCGTGCTCTACGGACCCGACGACGTGGTGTCGGCGCTCGGCGATTTGCGCATCGAGCGGGCCGAGACGGTCGAGCGCGAAGTGGCGACCGGCGAGGGGCCTCGCGTCGCCCTCGACGTGCTCGTCCGCGCCCGCCGCGAGCGGTGAGGCCAGGCCCCCGCCGCCTTTGGCGGCGAGATGCGAGCGGAGCGCCACGCGCCGATCCCGGCGCCGCGTGCGGCCGGCGGCGGTCGGCCCGAGCGACCGGACGGACGAGCCGGCTCGGCGCTGCACAACCGCGTGATCCGTGGCCAAACCCACTCCGTCGGGGAGCCCGCAGCGGCCGAGCCGCGCCCTGGCGCGCGCGGCGGCGCGGGAGCCGTCGACTCCGCATCACCGGGCGCCCACGGCCGGCAGATTGCACAATCTGCTTGACACGTGAACGAATATTCATGAGTGTGAACCTCGATTCAACTAATGGGAGTGCGCCGACAGCAACGCGGGCGCCCCGGCACACGGGGAACGAGGGGCGGCAGCGCCCCGCGCGGCGCGCTGCGCGACCGGGCCCGCGCCGTGATCCGCGATGCGATGCTGGACGCGGCCGAGCGGGTGTTCGCGACGGCCGGATACCAGGGCGCGCGGATGGTCGACGTCGCCGCCGCCGCGGGCGTCGCGAC is from Deltaproteobacteria bacterium and encodes:
- a CDS encoding class I SAM-dependent methyltransferase, whose protein sequence is MRNSLLDLAAGEGRNALWLAERGWDVEAVDFAERALERGRALAARRGVRVRWRNEDLTAWASEARAYDLVLIAYLHLPWDAMRPILERAAAAVAPGGTLLLVGHDRRNLTEGYGGPPSAAVLYGPDDVVSALGDLRIERAETVEREVATGEGPRVALDVLVRARRER